Within Actinobaculum sp. 313, the genomic segment CCAGCGTGAGGCCGTTACCGATGTGTTCCGGGCAGTCGGCGTGGTGATTCCTCTTGCCGAGGAGCATTTCGCCACTTTCAGTGCCATTGCCGGTTGTTCCCTTGCCTTCACCTATGAGTACATCGACGCCTTGGCGCGAGGCGCGGTGAAGAATGGCCTTCCGAAGTCGCAGGCGGTTGAGATCGCGACGCAGGCGGTTCTTGGCGCGGCTCAATTGCTGCAAAGCCGCATTGCGCAGGGTGCAACCCCGGCTTCTCTGGCAGATTCGGTTCAGTCGCCCGGTGGTACCACCGTCGCGGGTGTGACCGCCATGGACGACGCCGGATTCTCCGCCGCCGTCGTTCGCGGAGTGCAGGCGGCCATCGACCGAGATCGCGCACTGCAGGGGTGATTGCAATTGGGGGAGCGTGCCGCCCACCCTGCGAAAACGGAACCCTGCCGACTTGCACCGACGCGGCGTGGCCCGATATGCCAGCGCGGGGGCCTTCGTGGAAGAATGGGGCCCATGACCGAAACAACGCCGGCCTTCGAGCCTTCCAACCAGCCTGCTTCCGCTTCCGAGTTGTTACCACACACCGCGGTACCCGAAAAGGCTACCTTGGAGGGACTGGAGGAACGTTGGGGCGAACGTTGGGAAGCTGATGGCACCTACGCCTTTGATCGCACCGCCAGGCGCGAACAGGTGTACTCCATTGACACCCCTCCCCCACAGTCTCCGGCTCCCTGCATATAGGCCACGTGTTCTCCTATACACATACGGATACGATGGCGCGTTTCCAGCGTATGCGCGGCAAGGTGGTGTTCTACCCGATGGGTTGGGACGATAACGGCCTGCCCACCGAGCGCCGCGTGCAGAACTACTACGGGGTGCGCTGCGATCCGTCGCTGCCCTATGATCCGGATTTCGTTCCCCCGCACGACGGCGGCGATGGCAAGTCCATCAAATATGCCGACCAGCAACCGATTTCGCGCCGTAACTTTATCGAGCTGTGTTGGAAGCTGACAGCCGAGGATGAGCGGCAGTTCGAAACGCTATGGCGCCACCTGGGCCTCTCCGTGGACTGGAAGCAGCACTACCAAACTATTGGTGAGAAGGCACAGAAGGTGGCACAGGCTGCCTTCCTTCGTAATCTGGAGCGGGGCGAGGCCTACCAGGCACAGGCTCCCGGCCTGTGGGATGTCACCTTCCAAACCGCCGTCGCCCAGGCAGAGTTGGAGGCCCGCGAATACCCCGGCGCCTACCACTCGCTCGCCTTCCACCGCGAGGGAGGTGAGGATGTCATCATCGAAACAACACGCCCCGAACTGCTCCCGGCCTGCTGTGCCCTTATTGCCCATCCGGACGACGAGCGTTACCAGCACCTTTTCGGTACCACCGTCACCTCTCCCGTGTTCGACGTCGAACTGCCGGTGCTGGCGCATCCTGCCGCCGAGATGGATAAGGGTGCCGGTATCGCCATGTGCTGTACCTTCGGTGATCTCACCGACGTGCAGTGGTGGCGGGAGCTGAGCCTTCCCACCCGTTCCGTGCTCGGTAAGGATGGACGGCTGGTACGCGAGGTGCCCGCGTGGATCACCTCCGCGAAGGGACGTGCCATGTACGAGGAAATGGCGGGTAAGACGGCCTTCTCCGCTCGCAAGGTCCTGGTGGAGGCGCTGAAGGAGTCGGGGGAAATGATCGGTGAGGAGAAGCCGACCACCCGCATGACCAACTTCTTCGAGAAGGGCGATAAGCCACTGGAAATCGTCACTTCGCGCCAGTGGTACATCCGCAATGGTGGACGTGAATACAGCGAGGCGAACGGCCGTCAGCTGCGCGAGAACCTCATCGCGGCGGGTAAGGACCTCGCCTTCCATCCCGATTTCATGCACGTGCGCTACGACAACTGGGTCAACGGCCTGAACACCGATTGGCTGATCTCGCGGCAGCGCTTCTTCGGGGTGCCGATTCCGGTGTGGTATCGCATCACCGGGGCCGGCGAAGTCGATTACGACGGCGTCCTCACCCCGCAGATCGACCAACTGCCCGTCGATCCCTCCAGTGATGTTCCAGCGGGCTTCACCGCCGAGCAACGTGGTGTTCCTGGCGGCTTCGCCGGGGAGACGGACATTATGGACACGTGGGCGACGTCGTCGCTTACCCCACAGATCGCCAGCGGCTGGCTGACCGACGACGACCTGTTCGCACGCGTGTATCCAATGGATGTTCGCCCGCAGGGCCAGGACATTATCCGCACCTGGCTGTTCTCGTCGATGGTACGCGCACATCTGGAGTTTGGGGAGAACCCGTGGCATCATGCCGCACTGTCCGGATGGATTCTTGACCCGGACCACAAGAAGATGAGCAAGTCGAAGGGGAATGTGGTCACCCCAATGGATTTGCTGGTCAAGCACGGGTCGGATGCGGTGCGTTACTGGGCCGCCAGTGCGCGACTGGGCGTCGACGCGGCATTTGACGAACAGCAGATGAAGATCGGGCGTCGCCTGGCAATGAAGGTACTCAATGCCTCCAAGTTCGCTTTCGGGATGGCCGGTGCGGATGCGGCCGTTGATCTTAACCCGGCCTCCGTCAGCGAATCCGTCGACCGAGCACTACTGGCAGGGCTGGCAGAGGTTGTGGACGAGGCGACGCGGGCCTTTGAGTCCTATGATCATACGCGCGCTCTTGAGGCGGCAGAGACCTACTTCTGGACCTTCTGTGACGACTACCTGGAGCTGGTGAAAGACCGTGCCTACGGCGAGGACGCGGCAGCGCGTTCCGCGCAGGTGACGCTGAATATAGCGGTGGACACCTTCCTGCGGCTCCTGGCTCCGTTCATCCCCTACGCCACCGAGGAAGTCTGGTCCTGGTACCGGACCGGATCGGTGCATCGCGCCGCCTGGCCCACCGCGCAGCCACTACGGGAGGCTGCGGCAGGTGCGGACGCGGATATTATCCGAGTAGCCGGTGAGGCACTGACCGTGCTGCGAAAGGTGAAGTCGGAGAACAAGGTCTCGCAGCGCACCACCTATGCCTGGGTGACGCTAACCGTCCCCGCAACTAATCGGGCTCGCCTCGACGCGGTACTGGGTGATATGGTGCGCGCCGCCCACGTGCGCGGCGAACTGGGCGTTGAGAACACGGACGACGCCGCGGCCGTCACGGTTGATTCCTACGAATTGGACCCGCCGCAACCGAAGAAGAAGTAGCGGAGTCCATCACCAAGAGGGCCGAGCCGAGAGAACCGATCACAGAGCAAAGAGCCGACCGCCGAGTAACCGCGCCCGGCGGTCGGCTTCAGGTTCGCGCACCCCAGTCGTCGGCACCGCGTTCCCAGTCGTGGCGCCGCAGGCATCAGCCATCCGCAGCTCAGTTCACACAGTTCGGCAGGAACAGTTCGGCAGGAACAGTTCGGCCCCACTCGTATCGCCCTGAAGCAGTGGGGCAACCTGTTCGGGGGATCCCGGCGGCCACAAGAAGGACTGCGGCCATGTCAGCCGCGACCATCGCGCGGCGGAAACGGAACCCTGCGCCGCCACGGCCGCGTGACACATGCCACCTCGAAGGACTCTCAGGCTCGCCCTTTTCTACGGTAGCGTAACTAGGGCACGCACGTCGAAAGGTACAGAAATGGCTGAGGAGACCACCCGTCACCCGATCGCCTTTACCCCGGGAAAGATCACCATCACCGATACGATGACGATCCCGTGGGTTCTGCGCGGTATTGCCCAGGATAATCCGAACCGCGTAGTTATCGAGCGCAAGTCGTCGATTAACACGTGGGTGCCGGTTACCTGGCGGCAGTTTGAAACGGAGATCCGTGCGCTGGCACGGGGCCTGATCGGACTGGGAGTGAAGCCCGGTGATCACATCGCGATTATGAGTCACACTCGATATGAGTTCACGCTTTTTGATCTGGCCATTTGGTCGGTGGGCGCACAGGGCGTGCCGATCTACGAAACCGACTCCACGGACCAGGCTCGGTGGATTGTCGACGACGCCCACTGCCGTTTCGCCATTGCGGAAACACAGCAAATGGCAGCGGTCTTGAACCCGCTCCTCAAGGAGTTCAAGCACTTCGAGCAGATCTTTGTGATTGAGGATGACGCGCAGGGAAAGATTTCCGCGCTGGGGTCCGCTGCCTCAGAAGAGGAAATCGACCGGCGTATTGATGCGCAGAAGGCCGATGATCTGGCGACGATCATCTACACATCGGGAACCACCGGCCGCCCGAAGGGAGCGCGGCTCACCCATCGTAATCTGTTGCATGTGGCGATTAACGGGCCCTTGGATGACAATCTCTCCGAAATTGTCGGCGGCAGGCAACGCACCTTGCTCTTCCTGCCCATGGCGCACGTCTTCGCGCGTTTCATTAATGTCATGGCGATGTACTCGGGCAATATCATTGGCTACTCGCCGGATACGAAGAACCTCGTTGCAGATATGCAGTCCTTCAAGCCGACGTATATTCTGGCAGTCCCCCGCGTTTTTGAGAAGATCTACAACGCTGCGGATGCGAAGGCTGGCCACGGTGTGAAGCTGCGGCTTTTCCGTCACTACGCAAAGGTCGCTATTACCTACTCGCGTGGCCTGGACAAGCCGGAAGGGCCATCCGCTCAGCTGAAGGCGCAGCACGCCATCGGCGATAAGCTGGTCTACCAGAAGATCAAAGAGATCACCGGTGGACATTTGCGCTACACCATCTCCGGCGGAGCGCCGCTGGGCGAGCGACTCGGGCATTTCTTCCGGGGCGCGGGGATTACCGTGTTTGAGGGCTATGGCCTTACCGAGACCTCGGCTCCCACGTCTGTGAATGTTCCCGGCAATATGCGCGTCGGATCGGTCGGCCCGGCCTACCCCGGTTGCCGTGTCACCGTTGATCCCGACGACGGTGAAATCCTTGCCAAAGGCGATCATATCTTTGCCGGTTACAACAACGATCCCAAGGCAACGAAAGCCGCCTTCACGGAGGACGGTTGGTTCCGTACCGGCGATCTGGGCCGCGTGGACGACGACGGCTTCGTGTGGGTGACCGGGCGGAAGAAGGAACTCATCGTGACGGCCGGCGGCAAAAACGTGGCTCCGGCCGTATTGGAGGATCGCCTGCGTGGGCATCCGCTTATCTCCCAAGTGGTTGTGGTCGGAGACCAACGGCCGTTTATTGGCGCCTTGGTGACCTTGGATGCGGAGATGTTGCCCGGATGGTTGAAGAACCACGGCCTGGAACCCATGGGGGTGACCGAGGCGGCAACCGATCCGCAGGTGCTGGCGGCTATCGACCGCGGCGTCAAACGTGCCAATGCCGCCGTTTCACGCGCTGAGTCCATCCGCAAGTTCACGGTGCTGCCCATCGATTTTTCCGTGCAGAATGGCTACCTGACGCCGTCGCTGAAGGTGAAGCGTAACGCTGTGTTGCGTGACTTCGCGGAAACGATCGAGCACCTGTACGAAGGATAACGGGGTATCGGTGAGCGTACGGCGCCTCCTCGCGTGGGCGCCGCGTTTCATTTCCGAGTGTGCGTCCCTTCTGCTCTGCCGACGCTGTGCACACCGGTGGTCAGCCTGCGAAGAGCCGCGGCATATCGCACTGAACGACGGGTGACAGCAGTCTGTGTAGCTTGTTACTGGATAGGTGGGAGCCCGTCCAACATCTCAGCCGTGGTCGGGCGAGTCCTCATCTGCCTCATGCTCGGCGGCGATCTCTTGGTGGTGACGAATAACCTCGGCGACGATGAACTTGAGGAACTTCTCAGCGAACACAGGATCAAGCCCGGATTCCTCCGCAAGCTGCCGTAGTCGTGCGATCTGCCGGGCCTCTCGCGCGCGGTCTGATGCCGGCAGACCCCGTTCCGCCTTCAGGTAACCGACTTGCTGCGTGCACCGGAAGCGTTCCGCCAATATATGAACGAGGGCGGAGTCCAAATTGTCGATGGTGCGACGGTAGCCCTCCAGCTCCACAGGCACCCTCGGGGTCTCGGCTGAAGCTGCTGTCTGGGCTGGTTCAGGCATTGCATTCATACGAACTCTCCTCGGTCACTTCGTGTTTGACGCAGCCGGCTCCGAAAACCCGCGGTATGGGCGTTTCACCCACGGGCGTTTCACCCGCGCGCCGCATCACATTAGAGTGTAGCGGTGCGATCAGCTCACGCCGCTATGCGGGCAGCATGGCGAGACGGTTCTATGGTTGCCGTCCTGCTACTCACGCCACTCAGGCAGTGCGCCCGTGGGCAGCGTTACGTTTGAGCGCGAGCTTCGGCTCGGACTCGCCCCGTGCTGCCGCAGCATCGAATACGATCTCCTCGACGTCGTCGCGTGAGGGAATTTCGAACATCGGCTCCGAGAGAAGCGACTCAAGTATGGAGCGCAGGCCGCGCGCACCGGTGCCGCGTGCCATTGCTTCGTCGGCGATCTCGCGCAGCGCGTCATCTTCCATGGTCAGGCGTACACCATCAAGCTCAAACATCTTCTGGTACTGCTTGACCAGCGCATTCTTTGGCTCACGCAGGATCCGCACCAGTGAATCGGTGTCCAGGGAATCCACCGTTGCCACCACGGGAAGCCTGCCGACCAATTCGGGGATAAGGCCGTACTTGTGAAGATCTTCGGGTGTTACCTCGCTCAGCACCTCCGTGCCCTGGTCGGCACTGTGCAACTGGGAGCCAAAGCCGATGCCTCTACGACCTGCGCGCGAGGAGATAATCTCTTCCATTCCAGCGAAGGCGCCGGCACAGATGAACAGGATGTTTGACGTGTCGATTTGCAGGTAGTCCTGCTGCGGATGTTTGCGGCCGCCCTGCGGCGGCACCGAGGCGACCGTACCCTCAATGATCTTGAGCAATGCCTGCTGCACGCCCTCGCCGGAAACATCACGCGTAATCGATGGGTTCTCGGACTTGCGCGAGATCTTATCGATTTCGTCGATGTAGATAATGCCGACCTCAGCGCGCTTGATATCGTCGTCGGCAGCTTGAATGAGCTTGAGGAGGATGTTCTCCACGTCCTCCCCCACATAGCCGGCCTCGGTGAGAGCGGTGGCGTCAGCGATCGCGAAAGGAACGTCCAGCATGCGTGCGAGGGACTGAGCCAGATAGGTCTTACCGGTACCCGTGGGGCCGATCAGCAGAATGTTGGACTTACCGATCTGCACGTCTTCGTCGTCGTCCTTGCGGCGTGGGCGCGACTGGGATCGAATCCGCTTGTAATGGTTGTACACGGCAACAGCGAGAGTACGCTTGGCGTCCGCCTGCCCGACGACGTACTCGTCCAGGAAATCGTAGATCTCGCGCGGCTTTGGAAGCGATTCGAGCGAGAACGCCGATTCCTCCTGCCCGAGCTCCTCTTCGATAATCTCATTGCACAGCTCGATGCACTCGTTGCATATGTACACACCCGAACCGGTGATGAGCTTCTTGACCTGGCGCTGGCTCTTTTGACAGAACGAGCATTTCAGCATGTCAGCGGCATCGGCCGTTCGTGGCATGGGCTTCTCTCCCTCATTGCGCGTGGGGCCCGAATGGGCCTCTCTCCAATTTCACACCATGACGCGGCATTTCGCACGTTTCCACGCGGTGATCACACGTGGGCTGTGCCATGATCGCCCATGTGTCCGCTGCCGGACACAGTGCCATCCCTCCAACTGCGACGCTGCAGCGGGCAGTCGTCCTGCTGCCCGCTCACCTGCCATACCGCTCACCGCGCGGGCAGATGGCCCGAGTACCACCGCCCTCCCCAACGAAGACGAGTAGTACGTGACTGATCCCCGGAGAAGCACTCCCCGGGGATCACTATGAACGATGCCACGCGGCAAGTAGCCGACGCAGAGCCGTCCGGTTGCTGCCCGACGGCCGTGGCGTACCTGCCGCCTATCAGGCCTGCGGCTTCGCCTTGCGGGACACAAGGACCTGGTCCACGAGGCCGTATTCCTTCGCCTGCTCGGCGGTGAGGATCTTGTCTCGCTGGATGTCCTGCGCGATCTCTTCGCTTGTCTTGCCGGAGTGTTCCGCCAAGGTATCGCATAGCCATTTAGTCATGCGATCCAACTCGTCAGCCACGATGGCGATATCGGAAGCCTGGCCCTGCATGCCCTCCATGGCGGGCTGATGGATCAACACGCGCGCGTTGGGAAGAGCGAGGCGCCGCCCCGGCGCACCGGCAGCCAGCAATACCGCCGCCGCAGAGGCGGCCTGGCCCAGGCACACCGTCTGGATCTCCGGTTTGATGTACTGCATAGTGTCGTAGATCGCCGTGAGCGCGGTGAAGGAGCCGCCCGGCGAGTTGATGTACATGGTGATGGGAGAATCCGGGTCCTGGGATTCCAGCACGAGCAGCTGTGCCATAACGTCGTCGGCGGAGGCATCATCCACCTGCACTCCGAGGAAGATGATCCGATCCTCGAACAGTTTCGCGTACGGATCCTGCCGCTTGTAGCCGTAAGGAGTCCGTTCCTCGAAGTTCGGCAACACATAGCGCGAGTTCGGCATGGCTGGGGCGATACTTCCGGGCAGGCCTGCCAGGGCGCCACCGGTGGCGATATTCGTATGCGTTGACATGTGCTTCACTCCCCCTGCTCCTGCTCGTTATGCTCGGGCTCTCCGGCCCGCTCCGGCTCGGGCTCGCCATTGGTGGTTCCAATAACGGCCTGCGCATTCGTGATGATGTGATCGACGAAGCCGTATTCGAGGGCTTCCTGCGCAGTGAACCAGTGATCGCGATCGGAGTCGGCGATGATCTGCTCCACTGATTTCCCGGTGTTCTCCGCGATGAGCTCGGATAGCTCCTGCTTCATCTTGATGATGAGGTCAGCATTGATACGAATATCGGTTGCGGAACCGCCAGCTCCACCGGATGGCTGATGCATGAGCACGCGCGTGTGAGGCGTGATGTATCGCTTCCCCTTCGCCCCTGCGGTAAGTAGGAACTGCCCCATCGAGGCAGCCATGCCCATCCCTACCGTCACGACATCTGGCTTCACGTACTGCATGGTGTCGTAGATCGCCATGCCGGCGGTGACGGAACCACCGGGTGAATTGATGTAGAGGTAAATGTCTTTGTCAGGATCTTCGGCCGCGAGCAGCATCATCTGGGCGCAGATAATATTGGCATTCTCATCACGGACCTCGGAACCCAGCCAGATAATGCGCTCCTTCAGGAGCCTGTTGTAGACCGAATCGCCAAGGCCCAGGCCCTGGCGATCATCGCCGGCCAACTGAGGCATACTCACGTGGTTTCCTTCCTCGACCGGGACTCCCCGGCCCGAGAGCGTCTTGGATTAGTATCGATATGCCACCTTAGCGCGAAGACGCAGCCATGTTCACCGCAAGAGGCGGTTATTTCGCTTTGGGCGCATGGCCCTGGCAACGGAATCCGTGTTGACCAACGGAATTCGTGTGGTGGTCAGTCTCTTGGAAGCGCCGACTCTCGTCTCCTTAGCCAGGAGTGTATCGGTCAACGGTATGACGACCCGTAACGAGCTGCGGACGCGCGGTAATGCTCTGGAGAACCGCCATTGAAAGCCACGATGAACACAAGCGAGGAATGAGGTATGAGCAGTGGGGTCCCGCCATGGCAGCACCCCCACATAGGTCACTCGTTTGGTCATCCGTTCAACGAGACCTAATCCTTGCTAATGTCGACAACTCGGTTGTCCTCTTCCTTACGTCGACGTAACCACCGAACGACGACGACCGCTATCGCAGCAAGAAGAATGACAACTACCGAAGCGGCGATTGCTCGGGCGCCATACTCTGTTTGCCTAACTGACAAGGATGCTATGCCATATTTAGTTGTGCACTGTCCAAGCCGCTGAGCCTTTACCCAGACGAACCTCCATCCAAGCAGTCCATCCAATAGGGAGACCTTTTACGACCACAGATAGATCGGCGGAATAGCGTACCCGACTACCCGAGAATTTTGTCAGGCGGTGATTCGATAGAGCACCGCCAATGATTCGGTGAGTCATTCCGTATGACCGCGTGATAGTCCCCACTTTCCCTTTGACGGTATTCCGATCGAAGTGGAATCCCATCTGGATTACTCCAAATTCCACGTTTCCATAGCAGTTCTTATAGTTTGCATGGTAATTGCTGGAACTCACCAGTCGACACGAAGAGATGCTTGCGGGCATTGGATCATCCGGATTCTCGGGAACGGCATCGATCGTGGAGACGACCACGGAGCCATCCGCATACCGTTCGATGGTGACGTCGCTGGCGCCCACCCGAGAAGCCTCCGTCCTCACGGGCGAAGCTCCGGACATCGAGTCCCAGGCGACGCCGTTATTGAGTTTGTCAATGAGTCCTTGTTGCTGCGTCTTGGGAACACTATACCGGTCGAAGGTCGAAGAAACTGACCAGTTCATCCTCGACATGATCGGAACTAGATACCGCAGCATTACTATGGGCGAGATCAAAGGGCGCGGCAGTCGCCACTTGTGGCACAATAACTGGTGTGCTTGCTAGTAGCAGGGAGGCCATCCCCGCCAGGAGTCGGTTCTTCTTCATGGAAGTTCCTTTCTATTACGTCTTTGCAACGTTGTGCGTTGCAAAGTGGTCGTATTGCATATGTGTGATGTGGCCGGTGGATGGATCTATCTCATCGGCTCCATCTACCGAGATACAACTGTTGCGACGTAGAGGAGCACTGAACTTCATGTCAGCCCGCCCAATATACGGACAGCGAGAGAAAGGCCGCGATACCTGTACCGCAGAGTGCGCACGATAAATCCGTCGAACGCTTTCAGAGCTCCGAAACACATCGCAGACGTCGCTCACCGTTTGAGGGACTGCACCTGACAACAGGCACCCTTCAAACATCGCTGCCCGCTATGCTGAGGGCATTCGATCACTGTCCGGTTCCGGAATAGGCCGTGTTGCGGCCATTTGTTCTTCGACCCAACGGTCCTTTCGCTCTTGCCGCAAGAACCAGCGAATAAGCAACACTAGCGCGACAATCGCCAGGATCGCGATAGCTACCTGAACAAGCGCGGCGACAGCAGCGACTATAGCTCCAATGGCCATCGGGTACCTCCTTGTCCGTACCGTAGGCGGAACATTCCGATCGGTGCCCATCCCGTCATTGCGGACACCCTCGGAAATGTACCGTGTAACTCTTGTGCGTTACACGGTAAATGTATCAGTTCTCCAGGCCCTACGCAAGAGATAGAAGTGACTCATCTCATTCCGCTGCCCGGTTGCCACCATGACGGATCTCGTTCGGTGTTATGGAGTAGCGGCACTCTAGCCGATAAACGCTTACGCATACTGCAGCACAACTACACTGTCGCTCCCCGCTCGACTACCAGAGCACTAATGCTGATGGCGGGGCTGAAGCCCCGCCATCCTTTACGTAGTGTGTACTGCGAGCTACTAGCTCTGCAGCTTCTCGATCAAAGTCTTGCGTGCCTTTCCAGCCTTCTCAGCCTCCAGTACGCGAGCCTTTTCGACGTCGTCTACACCGGCAACGTAGGCAAGCACTTCGTCCACCTTTGCAGTAGCCGGGTTAAAGAGCTCGGTACCCTCGGCCTTTGCATGGGACGCCTCTGCGGCGGTGGCCTTCTTAGACTCGGCCTTCTCCGCCTTCTTTGCAGGCTTCTTCGGCTCGGGCTTGGCTGCCTTCTCGGCATCGTTCGCATCTGCGGCCTCGGCGTCATCCTTGTCAGAACCCGCCTGAGCAGCATCTGCAGCCACCTTGGCCTGCTGCTCGGCAACCTTCTCCGCCATAGCCGCGAAATCCGGTACCGTCTCGTTTTCGGGTGCCTCACCGACGACGCCGACAACGTCCAGTTCCTTGCCGTCAGCGTCAACAACCTTGGCCAAGCGCAGCGCGGAAATCAGCGCCTTGCCCGCGCGAGTTCACTGGCGAAGGCCCCCAACTCATTCGTGGAAGCGGCCGCCTGGATGAACTGATTCGGGTCCATACCGTAGGCCTGCGACTGTTCAACAAGGAAGTTGAAGAGTTCGTTCTGTTCCACATTCACATTGAAGCTCTCGGCCAGGACATCAAGCATGAGCTGATCGCGGATCATCCGCTCGGTGTCCTCGCGAATCTCCTCACCATGCTCGTCCCCGGGCTCCTTGCCCTCACGCTGCAGATGCTGCGAGATCTCCTCTTCCACCACGGACTGCGGCAAGGGGAACTCCACGGCCTTACGCAGCTCATCCAAGAGCAGGTCACGTGCGGCGTGAACCTGGTTGGTTTCCTTATCCTTGCCCACCTGCTCGCGGAGGTCGGCACGCAACTCATCAATGGTGTCGAACTCGGAAGCGAGCTGCGCGAAGTCGTCGTCCGCCTCGGGAAGCTCAGATTCCTTCACGTTCGAGACCATCACGCTGACCTCCGCCTCTTCACCGGCATGGTCACCGCCTGCCAGTGTCGACGTGAAGGTGGTGCTACCGCCCGCCTCCAGGCCGGTGACGGCCTCGTCGAGGCCTTCCAGCATATTGCCATCTCCGATACGGTAGGAGACTCCGGAAACCGAGTCAACGGTCTCGTCGCCGATCTTCGCTTCCATATCGATGGTCACGTAGTCGCGATCCTGAGCGGCGCGCTCCACATCCTTGAGAGTCC encodes:
- a CDS encoding AMP-dependent synthetase/ligase gives rise to the protein MAEETTRHPIAFTPGKITITDTMTIPWVLRGIAQDNPNRVVIERKSSINTWVPVTWRQFETEIRALARGLIGLGVKPGDHIAIMSHTRYEFTLFDLAIWSVGAQGVPIYETDSTDQARWIVDDAHCRFAIAETQQMAAVLNPLLKEFKHFEQIFVIEDDAQGKISALGSAASEEEIDRRIDAQKADDLATIIYTSGTTGRPKGARLTHRNLLHVAINGPLDDNLSEIVGGRQRTLLFLPMAHVFARFINVMAMYSGNIIGYSPDTKNLVADMQSFKPTYILAVPRVFEKIYNAADAKAGHGVKLRLFRHYAKVAITYSRGLDKPEGPSAQLKAQHAIGDKLVYQKIKEITGGHLRYTISGGAPLGERLGHFFRGAGITVFEGYGLTETSAPTSVNVPGNMRVGSVGPAYPGCRVTVDPDDGEILAKGDHIFAGYNNDPKATKAAFTEDGWFRTGDLGRVDDDGFVWVTGRKKELIVTAGGKNVAPAVLEDRLRGHPLISQVVVVGDQRPFIGALVTLDAEMLPGWLKNHGLEPMGVTEAATDPQVLAAIDRGVKRANAAVSRAESIRKFTVLPIDFSVQNGYLTPSLKVKRNAVLRDFAETIEHLYEG
- a CDS encoding chorismate mutase; protein product: MPEPAQTAASAETPRVPVELEGYRRTIDNLDSALVHILAERFRCTQQVGYLKAERGLPASDRAREARQIARLRQLAEESGLDPVFAEKFLKFIVAEVIRHHQEIAAEHEADEDSPDHG
- the clpX gene encoding ATP-dependent Clp protease ATP-binding subunit ClpX, yielding MPRTADAADMLKCSFCQKSQRQVKKLITGSGVYICNECIELCNEIIEEELGQEESAFSLESLPKPREIYDFLDEYVVGQADAKRTLAVAVYNHYKRIRSQSRPRRKDDDEDVQIGKSNILLIGPTGTGKTYLAQSLARMLDVPFAIADATALTEAGYVGEDVENILLKLIQAADDDIKRAEVGIIYIDEIDKISRKSENPSITRDVSGEGVQQALLKIIEGTVASVPPQGGRKHPQQDYLQIDTSNILFICAGAFAGMEEIISSRAGRRGIGFGSQLHSADQGTEVLSEVTPEDLHKYGLIPELVGRLPVVATVDSLDTDSLVRILREPKNALVKQYQKMFELDGVRLTMEDDALREIADEAMARGTGARGLRSILESLLSEPMFEIPSRDDVEEIVFDAAAARGESEPKLALKRNAAHGRTA
- a CDS encoding ATP-dependent Clp protease proteolytic subunit, coding for MPNSRYVLPNFEERTPYGYKRQDPYAKLFEDRIIFLGVQVDDASADDVMAQLLVLESQDPDSPITMYINSPGGSFTALTAIYDTMQYIKPEIQTVCLGQAASAAAVLLAAGAPGRRLALPNARVLIHQPAMEGMQGQASDIAIVADELDRMTKWLCDTLAEHSGKTSEEIAQDIQRDKILTAEQAKEYGLVDQVLVSRKAKPQA
- a CDS encoding ATP-dependent Clp protease proteolytic subunit: MPQLAGDDRQGLGLGDSVYNRLLKERIIWLGSEVRDENANIICAQMMLLAAEDPDKDIYLYINSPGGSVTAGMAIYDTMQYVKPDVVTVGMGMAASMGQFLLTAGAKGKRYITPHTRVLMHQPSGGAGGSATDIRINADLIIKMKQELSELIAENTGKSVEQIIADSDRDHWFTAQEALEYGFVDHIITNAQAVIGTTNGEPEPERAGEPEHNEQEQGE
- the tig gene encoding trigger factor, producing the protein MKSSVENLEPTKVKLTVEVPFEEFKPAIDKSAKDIADQVNIPGFRRGHVPARVIEARFGRAAIVEDAVNNSLDEYYAEAVRENDLHPLSRPQVDVTAVPVNNGDTSPLIFDVTVDVRPAIAIPDPAGFTLSVDSVAVSDNDVEERLTALRERFGTLKDVERAAQDRDYVTIDMEAKIGDETVDSVSGVSYRIGDGNMLEGLDEAVTGLEAGGSTTFTSTLAGGDHAGEEAEVSVMVSNVKESELPEADDDFAQLASEFDTIDELRADLREQVGKDKETNQVHAARDLLLDELRKAVEFPLPQSVVEEEISQHLQREGKEPGDEHGEEIREDTERMIRDQLMLDVLAESFNVNVEQNELFNFLVEQSQAYGMDPNQFIQAAASTNELGAFASELARARR